The window AATAATCCCGTACTTATTTCTGCCGCCATCGCCAAACAGGCAAAGTAAATAGAACGAAAAGGATTTTGTGTGAGCCACGAAAACTGAATGCTTAAAATTGTTTTTTCTGCCGAAAATTCTTTTACCCGAATGCCCGCTAAATAAGCCATTGGCAAGGATTTTAGCAAATACATGCGAAATAGAAAATTATTTTTTACAACTTTTCGAAATTTCAAATTCAATCGATTTTAAATTATTTTTGCAGTAAAAATCAGCTTCAAAAAAATAATTTTCTATCTCGTTTTTTCAATTCGCAAACCAACATCCATAATTTCAGGAAGTTGTTCGGCGCGCATCGCTTGTTGGTACTCAAAAATATAATTTCCAGTATGCGGAAAACGCACATTTTTTTTGAAGAGAATTTGATTGTCCCAAATATCGCCTAAGCCGCTACCCAACCATTTTCCATTTTGATCGGCAAGTGTACATTCCAAGGTATCCGTTGCTTTTCCTCCGTCTGGGAAACGAGTGGTGATAAACAAAAAAATATTTCGGTAAGGATAATTATCTGTATTGCGAATATTCACATAAAAATTAGTAGGAGTAACGGTATCTGTAATGTTTACTTGAAATTTCAACACGTTTTTTGCGTCCCAAGTATCGTCCGGAATTTTTTGATTTTGTTCGAACACTCGATTTTTATCGCAAGAAGAAAATGTGATTAAAATCAATCCTAAAAAAAAAGCCGTCCGAAAAAATATTTTTTTCGTCATGGTTTTGGAGCCGTTTTTACAAAAGGTTTTTTGCGTTTTTTGTTTTTGTGTTTTTTTCGTTTTTGATCAAAGCGCGTCAAACTGTCTTGTCCAACCACATTTTCATAATCCAGTTTTTTCTCCACAACAACAGGTGCTTGCTCTTTCACAAATTCTGCCGGAAATTTTCCACCTTTGTTCATTTCAATAATTTCGTTTACTCGCGTTACTTCAATCGGAATAAATTTATCCGGCTCGGAAGTATACGAATACCAAATGATTCGACGAAAAATATCTGTTTTCTGATGAAATGCTTTTCCTTTTTCGGATTCAATTTTGAGAGAAGTGTCCGGAAAATCTTTCAGCGCATCCAAATAACTATCTAATTCATAATTGAGACAACATTTTAATTTTCCACATTGTCCAGCAAGTTTTAAAGGATTCAGCGAAAGCTGCTGATAACGCGCCGCACCGGTAGTAACCGAACGAAAATCGGTAAGCCAAGTAGAGCAACACAATTCGCGCCCACAAGATCCAATTCCACCTAAACGACTCGCTTCTTGTCTGGCGCCAATCTGACGCATTTCAATTCGCACTTTAAATTCATCCGCCATTAATTTTATCAATTCCCTGAAATCAACGCGTTCATCGGCTGTGTAGTAAAAAATAGCTTTTGTTTTATCGCCTTGATATTCTACATCGCTAATCTTCATGTGCAATTTTAAGCGAACAGCAATGGTGCGCGCACGGTGCATTGTAGTGTCTTCCAAAGCTTGTGCTTCTTTCCATTTATCAATATCTACCGATTTTGCTTTGCGATATATTTTTTTGATTTCAGGAGAAGTGTCAGAAACATTTTTTTTATTCATTTGCAAACGAACTAATTCTCCGGTAAGAGAAATAATTCCAATATCGTGTCCGGGGGAAGCCTCAACAGCTACCACATCTCCAACGGCAAGTGGTAAATCGTTCACATTGCGACAAAATTCTTTTCGACTATTTTTAAAACGGATTTCTACACAATCATTTTTGGGCTGACCTTTCGGTAATTCCATGTTGGCAAGCCAATCAAAAACGTTGAGTTTATTACAACCACCTGTTCCGCAAGAGCCGTTATTGTTGCAACCCGCAGGCACTCCGCTGGTAGCAGTACTACATCCTCTTCCGGTTGAACAACCTCCGCATCCCATGATTTTATGTGTTAGAAAATTATTTTTTAAAAGCCCAAAGTTATGATTTTTTTATGTTGAGCAATTCATTGATTTTAAAAGCCAAATCGGTGAATAATAATTTGGGATTTGCGTTTCGTTCCAATTGCAAACAGGCGCTGTTTATTTCATCAATAAATTTCTCCAAATTATTTTCATGAATGAAGGGCGAAAAGTTTTTTACGAACGCCAATTCTTCATTTTCTGTTCGCATTAATTCTGTTCCCGTATAACTGTACATCATGCATTCCCGTAGTAAATGCAACACGTAATGTAAAAAATTCTTTTGTTCTTCTCTTCCCAACGCCGCCATTTGATTGTTCCATTCCACCACTTTTACACCGTTAAATTTCAAGCACATGCGCATCCATTCGCGGAAGAGTGAAAAATTATTTTCGTTGCTGCTTCCTTCGCGTAAAAACTTTAATGCGGAATTGTAATTTCCATCGGCTAATAAAGCGATTCGGACGGCTTCTGGACGTTCTAAATGCTCGTCTTTTTGAAGTGCGTTACAAATTTCGTCTGTCGAAAGGCGTTTTATTTTTATCAATTGCGTGCGCGAAATAATGGTGCGCAATAAATTTTCTTCGTTCTCGCAAACTAGTAAAAACAAAGTGTTTTCAGTAGGCTCTTCTAATATTTTCAATAATTTATTGGCAGCAGAAACATTCATTTTTTCTGCCATCCAAATCAACATTATTTTGTACGAAGATTCATAACTGGTTAAACTTAATTTTTCTAAAATAGAGGCACTTTCGTCACTGCCAATCATTACTTGTTTATTTTCAGCATCCAACTGTTCTATCCACTGAAAAAGGCTCATGTATGGATTTTCTAAAAATAAATTTCGCCATTTTTCCACTAAACTTTCGCTCGTTTTTACTTCTTTAGAAGTAGCGATGGGATACACTAAATGCAAATCGGGATGTGCCATTTTACTGTATTTGACGCAAGAATTACATTGTCCGCAAGAATCGTTTTCTTGTTTATCCGTACACGAAATAAATTGTGCATACGCCAATGCCAAAGGCAAATTCCCGCTGCCTTCCGGACCTAAAAAAAGTTGGGCATGACTGACACGATTGTTTTTATACGATTGAATTAAACGTGTTTTTACATCTTCCTGACCAATGACGTCTTTGAATTGCATCTCCTTTTATTTTGAAAAACAAAGATAATCGCTTCGGCGGATTGAAAAATTATTTTTTCGAGTATCAAAAAAGTATCGCAAAAATTTGTGCAATAAAAAGGGGTTCAAAAAAATATCTTTTTGAACCCCTTTTTCGAATCAAAATTTCGTCTCAGAAAATTATTTTTTCAGCTTATTTACTGATAACAATTTTAGAATTATACACTTTATTAGCAGTTATTACGCGTACAAAATATGTTCCGTTAGAAATATTTTTCAGGTTAATATCCTTAACAATTGCGCCGTTGCCAGATGAAATAGTAGTTTGATAAACAACTTCTCCAAGTAAATTACTTATTTGAACTTCCGCATTACCAGTATGTTCTATGCCATTGAGTGAGAGTCGAAACAATCCATCGCTTGGATCTGGATATAATTTAAAAATTGTATTTTCTCCAGCAACAGTAGGAATACCAGAAGTAACATTGATGACTTCACTAAAAGTGGTCAGGTCATACTTTGGAGCACTGGATTGTTCATTTTTATGATTTATTCGCGGATAGCTGGTAAACCATAATGATAGCGTTACGGTGTGTAATCCAGGATATAAGTAACCGTGTGTGTATGTTGTCAAATTTACACCTGTATCACTTGCAGTAGAATCACCTGGATTCCATGCATAAGTTGTTAAATTATTGGTGCCAGTTGATGTACTTACAAAAGTATAGATGTAAGAAGTGTCATTCCACTGTGTATTCCCGACAACAAAACTGGCATGCAAAGAATCTACATTCGAAACATTTACCATTTCCATAATAGAATCCACACAAAAAGCAGTTCCTGTGTCTCTCACAATTAACCAAGCAGGAAAAGTGCCATTGGCGCCGTATGTATGAGCAAAATGGGGTCCAGCAAGAGAATCAACGGTTGAACTTGGACTTGTTCTCCAATAATATTGTGTTCCAGAATTTGTACCAGTAGATGTATTGATGAATTGAACTTGTCCTGTTGTGGTATCATTAACCGTAGTAAAGCCGGCGCTTAACGTACAAGGAAAGGCAGATACGTTGCTAATTGTAATGGTATGACTAATTGTATCCGAACAACTCATAGAATCGTTTGCTTCCACCATTAATACAACTTTGTAATTACCATTGGCGATAAATGCATGATTGTAATTAATATTTGATGTGGAGTCCGAATTTCCATCGCCAAAATTCCAATGAGCATTTGGAGTTCCTGATATACTGGTAGATGTATTTGTAAATGTAACATTGCCGTTAAGACCAATGCTGTATGTGAAATTAGCATGTAAATGACACACGTTGCTATCGGCTGTAGATACATACAAGTAGTTCGTAATAGAATCTAAACAAAATGAAGTACCTGTATCTCGCAAAGAAAGTGTAGCATTATATCCACCTGCATAAATGTAAGTATGCGTAAATATATTAGTTCCTAAAACGGTCGGACTTCCATCTCCAGGATTCCAATAATATTGCGTTCCTGAATTTGTTCCTGTAGATGAACTGGTAAAGTTAGCCATTCCACTTGCGTTTACGGTATCTGTAAAACTGGCGCTTAACATACAAGGAGCGGTAACATTGCTGATTGTAATTGCAATTCTCGCGGTATCGCTGCAAGTGCTGCTATCAGCGCTAAGAATAAGCGAAACGGTATAAGTGCCGTTAGCTGTATAACTGTGCGCATAGGTTGTGTCGCCATATACAATCGGATTTCCATCTCCCGGATTCCATTGATAGCTTGGGGAAGCAGGAAGATTAGTACTCGTACTTTTAAATGTTACGTATCCGTTAGGTCCCAACGTGTAGGTAAAATTTGCTGTTCCAGTACAAGCTCGCGTTGAACTTACGTTGAGAATAATGGCAGCAAACAATAAAATGGATAACCATTTTTTGCTTTTCTCTTTTTGAGTATATTTTTCCATCTGATTTTATTTACAGTTTTTCTATGTGGTATCCAAAGGTAATATAAAAGCAATACGTTCAAAAATTATTTTTTCAAACGCATTTTATTGGAAGCTCCAATCATAGATATCTACATTTTTGTCCTTGTAGTCAGTATTCGCTTTACGCGGATAAATAAAGAAGGCTTCTGTATCGTATTGATATTCAGCTGTGCATGAGACAAGTTCATCTGAACGTATGACATGTTCAGCTGTGCGTGAGGCATGTTCACCTGAACGTATGACATGTTCAGCTGTGCGTGAGGCATGTTCATCTAAATGTATGACATGTTCAGCTGTGCATGAGGCAAGTTCACCTGAACGTATGACATGTTTAGCTGTGCGTGAGGCATGTTCACCTAAATGTATGACATGTTCAGCTGTGCGTGAGGCATGTTCAGCTCCTTTTTCATTGCTGAAAAATTATTTTTTGAAACTGGTTTTTTAAATCGAAAAAGAATTTCTCTGAGGAACATTTGGAACACTACCGAAACGGTATATGAAACCACCAGTCATAAAAAAAGCTAATGCTTAAACATAAAAATAGAAGTGCTATCGCAAAACCTATCACCCAATGACAAAGGATGCCGAATATACCTGATGGATTTTTTCTTCCCATAGGAGATTGAATAATATAATAGGCGGTACCAATAGCTCCTATAAGGCAGCCAGCACCCCAAGTAAAACCCGATAGGGGTATTTCTATTTCTAATAAAATCATAATTGTCGTCATTTAGAAGTAAGTGGTTTTATTTAAATATCCGCTTTGTGTTTCCCTCGTAGGCACGAAGCTGAAGCATTGGTTTTGTGCTTCGTTACAGATTAAACTTGTAAGCTTTGTATCCAAAAAAGGCTTTTTCTTTATCAACCAAAGATGCGATTTTTTTATCTTCATAAAATTATTTTTTCGAAGACCTTATTCTTAATCCATTGATTTTAGCCTTTTTCCTATCTTTGCACGCAAATGTTTAAAAAATACGATGTTATAGTTGTTGGTGCCGGTCATGCTGGTTGCGAAGCTGCCGCTGCTGCTGCCAATATGGGATCTTCTGTTTTGCTTATCACGATGAATATGCAAACAATAGCCCAAATGAGTTGTAATCCTGCAATGGGCGGTATTGCAAAAGGACAAATTGTACGAGAAATTGATGCTTTGGGTGGATATTCCGGAATTGTAACTGATAAAACGGCTATTCAATTTCGAATGTTGAATCGCTCGAAAGGTCCTGCCATGTGGAGTCCTCGCGCACAAAGTGACCGTTTACGCTTCGCGGAAGAATGGCGTTTAATGCTCGAAAGCACTCCTAATGTTGATTTCTGGCAAGATATGGTGAAGGGATTGCTTGTCAAAAACAACAAAATAGAAGGTGTTGTAACAGGCATGGGTGTTGAAATCTTCGCGAAAAGCGTAGTACTTACCAATGGTACTTTTTTAAATGGAATTATTCATATCGGAGAAAAACAATTTGGAGGAGGAAGAACGGGAGAAAAAGCCGCGACAGGAATTACGGAGCAATTAGTATCGTTGGGTTTTGAAAGCGGTAGAATGAAAACTGGTACACCTCCCAGAATTGATGGAAGATCTCT of the Bacteroidia bacterium genome contains:
- a CDS encoding PKD domain-containing protein, which translates into the protein MEKYTQKEKSKKWLSILLFAAIILNVSSTRACTGTANFTYTLGPNGYVTFKSTSTNLPASPSYQWNPGDGNPIVYGDTTYAHSYTANGTYTVSLILSADSSTCSDTARIAITISNVTAPCMLSASFTDTVNASGMANFTSSSTGTNSGTQYYWNPGDGSPTVLGTNIFTHTYIYAGGYNATLSLRDTGTSFCLDSITNYLYVSTADSNVCHLHANFTYSIGLNGNVTFTNTSTSISGTPNAHWNFGDGNSDSTSNINYNHAFIANGNYKVVLMVEANDSMSCSDTISHTITISNVSAFPCTLSAGFTTVNDTTTGQVQFINTSTGTNSGTQYYWRTSPSSTVDSLAGPHFAHTYGANGTFPAWLIVRDTGTAFCVDSIMEMVNVSNVDSLHASFVVGNTQWNDTSYIYTFVSTSTGTNNLTTYAWNPGDSTASDTGVNLTTYTHGYLYPGLHTVTLSLWFTSYPRINHKNEQSSAPKYDLTTFSEVINVTSGIPTVAGENTIFKLYPDPSDGLFRLSLNGIEHTGNAEVQISNLLGEVVYQTTISSGNGAIVKDINLKNISNGTYFVRVITANKVYNSKIVISK
- the holB gene encoding DNA polymerase III subunit delta'; this encodes MQFKDVIGQEDVKTRLIQSYKNNRVSHAQLFLGPEGSGNLPLALAYAQFISCTDKQENDSCGQCNSCVKYSKMAHPDLHLVYPIATSKEVKTSESLVEKWRNLFLENPYMSLFQWIEQLDAENKQVMIGSDESASILEKLSLTSYESSYKIMLIWMAEKMNVSAANKLLKILEEPTENTLFLLVCENEENLLRTIISRTQLIKIKRLSTDEICNALQKDEHLERPEAVRIALLADGNYNSALKFLREGSSNENNFSLFREWMRMCLKFNGVKVVEWNNQMAALGREEQKNFLHYVLHLLRECMMYSYTGTELMRTENEELAFVKNFSPFIHENNLEKFIDEINSACLQLERNANPKLLFTDLAFKINELLNIKKS
- the ricT gene encoding regulatory iron-sulfur-containing complex subunit RicT — translated: MGCGGCSTGRGCSTATSGVPAGCNNNGSCGTGGCNKLNVFDWLANMELPKGQPKNDCVEIRFKNSRKEFCRNVNDLPLAVGDVVAVEASPGHDIGIISLTGELVRLQMNKKNVSDTSPEIKKIYRKAKSVDIDKWKEAQALEDTTMHRARTIAVRLKLHMKISDVEYQGDKTKAIFYYTADERVDFRELIKLMADEFKVRIEMRQIGARQEASRLGGIGSCGRELCCSTWLTDFRSVTTGAARYQQLSLNPLKLAGQCGKLKCCLNYELDSYLDALKDFPDTSLKIESEKGKAFHQKTDIFRRIIWYSYTSEPDKFIPIEVTRVNEIIEMNKGGKFPAEFVKEQAPVVVEKKLDYENVVGQDSLTRFDQKRKKHKNKKRKKPFVKTAPKP
- a CDS encoding gliding motility lipoprotein GldH yields the protein MTKKIFFRTAFFLGLILITFSSCDKNRVFEQNQKIPDDTWDAKNVLKFQVNITDTVTPTNFYVNIRNTDNYPYRNIFLFITTRFPDGGKATDTLECTLADQNGKWLGSGLGDIWDNQILFKKNVRFPHTGNYIFEYQQAMRAEQLPEIMDVGLRIEKTR